The DNA segment TCTTAAAAAGTTTGGCGACAACCCAATTTTTAAGAAGATTGACGACGGTGTCGCACAGAATGGTTCGAGCTTTTTGATCTTGACGCGCCTGGTTCCTGTGTTCCCATTTAGTCTACAAAACTATGCTTATGGTATTACTGGTCTCAAGCTGGGAACTTATGTTCTTGTCTCCTTGGTCACTATGGCTCCGGGTGCCTTCATTTTTGCTTACATGGCGGGTGATATTGCGACCAATGGAGTGTCAGCAATGTTGCTAGTGAAGTTTGCTGGTGCAGGTCTGGTGTTGTTTGGCATGTCGCTGATTCCAAAATATATTGCCAAGAAAAAAGGCATTAATATGGAAGAATTGGCGAAGTAGTCCGGTCCAGTATGTCGCAAATTAACGTAAGTCGTTAATTGGTTGACTGACAAATTGAAGCTTAGGGAGAGTTTGTATACAAATTCTCCCTTCCTTGTTTCATATCGTCATATAAATTTTGTTACACTCGCGTAACACTACTCATGATTGGTCGAGTGTAATAAAAGGGATGAACAG comes from the Vibrio astriarenae genome and includes:
- a CDS encoding TVP38/TMEM64 family protein, coding for MKIVKILLAVLAIAAVIFGAKQTGLLEIITDIRSLQEWIAGFGIWGYLVFVAAFVFACVFMLPGSAFTIVAGIVFGPVKGALLALFSATLGATVAFLCARFIFRDLILKKFGDNPIFKKIDDGVAQNGSSFLILTRLVPVFPFSLQNYAYGITGLKLGTYVLVSLVTMAPGAFIFAYMAGDIATNGVSAMLLVKFAGAGLVLFGMSLIPKYIAKKKGINMEELAK